A region of Selenomonadales bacterium 4137-cl DNA encodes the following proteins:
- a CDS encoding iron-only hydrogenase system regulator, giving the protein MAKRIGVVGIVIHEPKTVAEKVNTVISDYGHIVIGRMGIPKPEANVGVIALIIEGTTDEVGALTGKLGNLPGVTVKSALTTQSLEEEKNHDR; this is encoded by the coding sequence ATGGCAAAACGCATCGGCGTCGTCGGCATCGTCATCCATGAGCCGAAAACCGTCGCGGAAAAGGTTAACACCGTGATTTCGGACTACGGGCATATCGTCATTGGCCGCATGGGGATTCCAAAGCCCGAGGCTAACGTGGGCGTTATTGCTCTGATTATCGAAGGCACGACCGACGAAGTGGGCGCCCTGACCGGCAAGCTCGGCAACCTGCCGGGCGTGACCGTCAAATCGGCGCTCACCACCCAGAGTTTGGAGGAGGAGAAGAATCATGATCGATGA
- a CDS encoding GDSL-type esterase/lipase family protein, whose protein sequence is MKRFVLPIAIALVVIYMAETAASVVLGGYRPNLVAAFAANEYILSWQRLPYPGYYEVEVLKAPPSGRFPAPPGQRLFSFRTWGNSFTINDNYPFRTYWRVSAHGLFRHPLGGYSDLLDLAVLTGRSAVDFQRLKPVATCSYPAAAPAADKPMLSWTTVPGAVYYEIEFLDAPPENPGGIEPSQHRFTHSREVFTNGFNADFSRYELSRLWWRVRALDYDGDPLGVFSDAQEIFIDHDKEQTLRPLPTTVFNRDGLPTPLYPAYSWVPIVGAVGYEVEVLSAPPELPAGTAPSVHRIWSKEVSGFSCYDEEPRVTPGTYYWRVRGLDAAGEPVGVYSQAGSFVVDLKRGNYAATLGDSITHGGGAVSYSPGDWEYSFQTYLNFPVVNLGRSGDTSETMAERFERDVLPFRPKFLIIMGGTNSLRGGTPAEKVIEDLAAVRAKCLAHSIRPIFLTLPPINPEAIRKVFNEETASNWRQEFDTVNNFIRQQRYYIDLDPHLADAGRELPDYYAVDGLHPDIEAKKVIAQIINAHWSRVTR, encoded by the coding sequence ATGAAGCGCTTTGTCCTGCCGATCGCCATCGCCCTTGTTGTGATATACATGGCGGAGACCGCGGCGTCTGTCGTGCTCGGCGGTTACCGGCCCAATCTGGTGGCCGCGTTCGCCGCCAACGAATATATTCTGTCCTGGCAGCGGCTGCCGTACCCCGGCTACTACGAAGTGGAGGTGCTGAAGGCGCCGCCGTCGGGGCGGTTCCCGGCTCCGCCCGGCCAGCGCCTCTTCTCTTTCCGCACCTGGGGCAACAGCTTCACGATCAACGATAATTACCCCTTCCGCACCTACTGGCGGGTATCTGCTCACGGCCTTTTCCGCCACCCGCTGGGCGGTTACTCCGATCTTCTCGACCTTGCCGTCCTTACAGGCCGGTCAGCCGTCGATTTTCAGCGCCTCAAGCCTGTGGCCACCTGCTCCTACCCCGCAGCCGCGCCGGCCGCGGACAAGCCGATGCTGTCGTGGACTACGGTGCCGGGAGCGGTGTATTACGAGATCGAATTTCTGGACGCGCCGCCGGAAAATCCCGGAGGCATAGAACCGTCCCAGCACCGCTTCACCCATTCCCGCGAGGTGTTTACCAACGGCTTCAACGCCGATTTTTCGCGATATGAGTTAAGCCGCCTCTGGTGGCGGGTGCGAGCTCTCGATTACGACGGCGACCCTTTGGGGGTGTTCTCGGACGCCCAGGAAATTTTCATCGACCACGACAAAGAACAGACGCTGCGGCCGCTGCCGACGACCGTCTTTAACCGCGACGGTCTCCCTACGCCGCTCTATCCGGCCTATTCCTGGGTCCCAATCGTCGGGGCGGTCGGTTACGAGGTCGAGGTTTTGAGCGCCCCGCCGGAACTGCCGGCAGGCACGGCGCCGTCGGTGCACCGCATCTGGAGCAAAGAGGTGTCCGGTTTTTCGTGCTACGACGAGGAACCCCGCGTTACCCCGGGCACCTATTATTGGCGGGTCAGGGGCCTGGACGCGGCCGGCGAGCCGGTGGGCGTTTATTCCCAGGCAGGCAGTTTCGTCGTCGACCTAAAAAGGGGCAATTACGCCGCAACTTTGGGCGATAGCATCACTCATGGCGGCGGCGCGGTTTCTTATTCGCCGGGGGACTGGGAATACAGTTTTCAGACTTACCTCAATTTCCCGGTCGTGAATCTCGGGCGCAGCGGCGACACCTCGGAGACGATGGCGGAAAGGTTTGAACGCGATGTACTGCCCTTCCGGCCGAAATTCCTCATAATTATGGGCGGTACTAACAGCCTGCGCGGCGGCACGCCGGCCGAGAAGGTCATCGAGGACCTGGCCGCCGTCCGCGCCAAATGCCTGGCGCACAGCATCCGTCCGATCTTTCTGACCCTTCCGCCGATCAACCCCGAGGCGATCAGGAAGGTTTTCAACGAAGAGACGGCGTCGAACTGGCGGCAGGAGTTCGACACCGTCAATAATTTCATCAGACAGCAGCGCTACTATATCGATCTTGATCCCCACCTGGCAGATGCGGGGCGGGAGTTGCCCGATTACTACGCGGTCGACGGCCTCCACCCCGATATCGAGGCGAAGAAGGTCATCGCCCAAATCATCAACGCCCATTGGTCTAGAGTGACGCGATGA
- the aroF gene encoding 3-deoxy-7-phosphoheptulonate synthase: protein MIIVMQPHASEAEINRVVEKITGLGLKVHLSEGRYRTIIGVIGDKKIINGLPVEVLPGVEKVVSVTESYKLVGREFKHEDSVIDVGGVPVGGDGLVVMAGPCAVESREQLLESAEAVKAGGAQFLRGGAYKPRTSPYSFQGLEEKGLEMLAEAREKTGLKIVTEVVDIQSVPVVCAYADVVQVGARNMQNFQLLKAVGKAGKPVLLKRGIAATINEWLNAAEYVMNEGNYSVIMCERGIRTFENFTRNTLDLSAVAAVKSVSHLPVIVDPSHGTGVWKLVRPMSRAAVAAGADGLMIEVHPNPAEALSDGKQSLTPENFAGLMREVAGIANLMGRRMA, encoded by the coding sequence ATGATCATCGTAATGCAGCCCCACGCCAGCGAAGCCGAAATCAACCGCGTCGTCGAGAAAATAACCGGCCTCGGCCTCAAAGTCCATCTTTCGGAGGGGCGCTACCGCACCATCATCGGCGTCATCGGCGACAAGAAAATCATCAACGGACTCCCGGTTGAAGTCCTTCCGGGGGTTGAAAAGGTGGTCTCCGTAACCGAAAGCTACAAACTTGTCGGCCGCGAATTCAAGCACGAGGACAGCGTCATCGACGTCGGCGGCGTGCCCGTGGGCGGCGACGGTCTCGTGGTCATGGCCGGTCCGTGCGCCGTCGAAAGCCGTGAACAGCTCCTGGAATCGGCGGAGGCCGTCAAGGCTGGCGGCGCCCAGTTCCTGCGCGGCGGGGCCTATAAGCCGCGCACGTCGCCCTACTCCTTCCAGGGCCTTGAGGAAAAAGGCCTGGAGATGCTTGCCGAAGCCCGCGAGAAAACCGGCCTGAAAATCGTCACCGAAGTCGTCGACATCCAGTCAGTGCCGGTAGTCTGCGCATACGCCGACGTAGTGCAGGTCGGCGCCCGGAACATGCAGAACTTCCAGCTTCTCAAAGCGGTGGGCAAAGCCGGCAAACCCGTCCTCCTCAAGCGCGGCATAGCCGCCACCATCAACGAATGGCTCAACGCCGCCGAATACGTCATGAACGAGGGCAACTACAGCGTCATCATGTGCGAGCGCGGCATCCGCACCTTCGAGAACTTCACCCGCAACACCCTCGACCTCAGCGCCGTCGCCGCCGTAAAAAGCGTCAGCCACCTGCCGGTGATCGTCGACCCCAGTCACGGCACCGGGGTGTGGAAGCTCGTCCGGCCGATGTCCAGAGCCGCAGTTGCCGCCGGGGCCGACGGGTTGATGATCGAGGTTCACCCCAACCCGGCCGAAGCCCTGTCCGACGGCAAACAGTCGCTCACCCCGGAAAACTTCGCCGGATTGATGCGGGAAGTTGCGGGTATCGCCAACCTCATGGGCCGGAGGATGGCATGA
- a CDS encoding secondary thiamine-phosphate synthase enzyme YjbQ encodes MDKFVVSTPTEGFVDITAQIAAIVRAAGIGEGICHIFVPHTTAGVTINENADPDVVADMLAGLDKIVPRLPYRHAEGNSPAHIKASLLGAAATVPITGGSLMLGTWQAVYLGEFDGPRRRTVCVTLVGR; translated from the coding sequence ATGGACAAATTCGTCGTCTCCACCCCCACGGAAGGGTTTGTCGACATCACCGCCCAGATCGCGGCCATCGTCAGGGCCGCCGGCATCGGCGAAGGCATTTGCCACATCTTCGTTCCCCACACCACCGCCGGCGTCACTATTAACGAAAACGCCGACCCCGACGTCGTCGCCGACATGCTGGCCGGCCTCGACAAAATCGTCCCGCGGCTGCCCTATCGTCATGCCGAAGGCAACTCCCCGGCCCACATCAAAGCCTCGCTGCTGGGCGCGGCGGCGACCGTGCCGATAACGGGCGGCAGCCTTATGCTCGGCACCTGGCAGGCGGTATACCTGGGCGAATTCGACGGCCCGCGCCGCCGGACGGTCTGCGTTACACTGGTCGGTCGCTAG
- a CDS encoding acyl-CoA dehydratase activase-related protein, which translates to MPPTVGIPRGLLYYYYGDVWSGFIRRLGAEPAVSPETTRPVIEAGGSVDEVCLPVKAFFGHALSLADKVDLLFLPRVVSVAAGHYSCPKIIGLPDIVRAALPGGPPLIAPTVDLRQGRRSLCRAIISAGQALGRSPLYSLYAWQRAWQEYRKPAAAAGKPAGLSRIVLVGHPYILNDRHICMDIGGKLAAMGMEVVTPDKADPRAAAQAAAALPKNIFWNYCRQLAGAALTFLAASPPPDGMIFLTSFACGPDSLVGEQLRRFAGRRGVPFLLVALDEHTAEAGLVTRLEAFTDMIRRRRP; encoded by the coding sequence TTGCCGCCGACGGTGGGTATTCCCCGCGGACTTCTCTACTATTATTACGGCGATGTCTGGAGCGGATTTATCCGCAGACTTGGCGCCGAACCGGCAGTATCGCCGGAAACGACCCGGCCGGTCATCGAGGCCGGCGGCTCGGTCGACGAAGTCTGCCTGCCGGTCAAGGCCTTTTTTGGCCATGCCCTTTCTCTCGCGGACAAGGTCGATTTGCTGTTCCTGCCGCGGGTAGTCAGCGTCGCGGCCGGGCACTATTCATGCCCCAAGATCATCGGTCTGCCCGATATCGTGCGGGCCGCCCTCCCCGGCGGACCGCCCCTCATCGCGCCGACCGTCGATCTGCGCCAGGGGCGTCGCAGTCTATGTCGGGCGATCATCAGCGCGGGCCAGGCGCTCGGGCGCTCGCCTCTTTACAGCCTGTACGCCTGGCAGCGAGCGTGGCAGGAATACCGCAAGCCGGCCGCGGCAGCCGGAAAGCCGGCGGGATTATCGCGCATCGTCCTGGTGGGACACCCTTACATCCTTAACGACCGCCACATCTGCATGGACATCGGCGGCAAACTGGCGGCCATGGGGATGGAGGTCGTAACCCCGGACAAAGCAGACCCGCGGGCCGCCGCACAAGCCGCAGCCGCGCTGCCGAAGAACATCTTCTGGAACTACTGCCGCCAGCTGGCGGGAGCGGCCCTAACCTTTCTCGCGGCCAGCCCGCCGCCGGACGGCATGATCTTTCTTACCTCCTTCGCCTGCGGCCCCGACTCCCTGGTCGGCGAGCAACTGCGCCGGTTCGCCGGGCGGCGCGGCGTCCCCTTCCTGCTCGTCGCCCTAGACGAGCATACCGCCGAAGCGGGCCTTGTCACAAGGCTGGAGGCATTCACCGACATGATCCGCAGGAGGCGCCCATGA
- the hydG gene encoding [FeFe] hydrogenase H-cluster radical SAM maturase HydG, with product MIDEKERTSDAFIDDALIEKLLTEAKTKAGDKDGVRRIIAKAGGYKGLSAGEVAVLLEVTDPELLREMFAAAAAVKEAIYGKRIVLFAPLYISSHCINNCVYCGYRTGNKEQLRRRLTLPEVKEEVEILESLGHKRLAVEAGEDPVNCPIDYVTDVIREIYSIKDGNGSIRRVNVNIAATTVEDYRKLKEASIGTYILFQETYHRQTYAALHPSGPKRDYNWHTTAMDRAMKAGIDDVGIGVLYGLYDYKYETVAMFLHAEHLDRDCGVGPHTISVPRLRPAGSVNLDSFPYLVGDEDFKKIIAIIRLAVPYTGMILSTREDPELRDELITYGISQISAGSCTGVGGYQQVHHQHEACKPNNGQQFEPSDQRSPNEIIRMLCGKGFVPSYCTACYRQGRTGDRFMSLAKSGEIQNVCLPNALLTFKEYLLDYADEATRAMGENLISSSLADIPQENIRAATAERLKDIEAGKRDLYF from the coding sequence ATGATCGATGAAAAGGAACGCACTTCCGACGCGTTTATCGATGACGCCCTCATCGAAAAGCTCTTGACCGAGGCCAAGACAAAGGCTGGCGACAAAGACGGCGTCCGGCGCATCATCGCCAAGGCCGGCGGGTACAAGGGGCTTTCCGCCGGCGAGGTGGCGGTACTGCTGGAGGTCACCGATCCCGAACTGCTGCGGGAAATGTTCGCCGCCGCCGCGGCGGTGAAGGAGGCGATTTACGGCAAGCGCATCGTGCTCTTCGCTCCGCTGTATATTTCCAGCCACTGTATCAATAACTGCGTTTACTGTGGGTACCGGACCGGCAACAAGGAACAACTCCGCCGCCGCCTTACCCTGCCTGAGGTCAAGGAAGAGGTGGAGATTCTCGAATCGCTCGGCCACAAGCGCCTGGCCGTCGAAGCCGGCGAAGACCCGGTCAACTGCCCGATCGATTATGTCACGGACGTCATCAGGGAGATTTACAGCATCAAGGATGGCAACGGCAGCATCCGCCGCGTGAACGTCAACATCGCCGCAACCACCGTCGAGGATTACCGCAAGTTAAAAGAGGCCAGCATCGGCACCTATATCCTTTTTCAGGAGACATACCACCGTCAGACTTACGCAGCGCTGCATCCCAGCGGCCCGAAGCGGGATTACAACTGGCATACCACCGCGATGGACCGGGCGATGAAGGCCGGCATCGACGATGTGGGCATCGGCGTGTTGTACGGCCTGTATGATTACAAGTACGAAACGGTGGCGATGTTCCTCCACGCCGAGCATTTAGACCGCGACTGCGGTGTGGGTCCCCACACGATTTCGGTGCCGCGGCTGCGCCCCGCCGGCAGCGTGAATCTCGACAGCTTCCCCTACTTGGTGGGGGACGAGGATTTCAAGAAGATCATCGCCATCATCCGCCTGGCGGTGCCTTATACCGGCATGATCCTGTCCACCCGCGAGGATCCGGAGCTGCGCGACGAGCTGATCACCTACGGCATTTCCCAGATCAGCGCCGGCTCATGCACGGGGGTGGGCGGCTACCAGCAGGTTCATCATCAGCACGAAGCCTGTAAACCTAACAACGGTCAGCAATTCGAACCCAGCGACCAGCGGTCGCCGAACGAGATCATCCGCATGCTGTGCGGCAAGGGGTTCGTGCCCAGTTATTGCACGGCCTGCTATCGCCAGGGCCGCACCGGCGACCGGTTCATGTCGCTGGCCAAAAGCGGTGAGATTCAGAACGTCTGTCTGCCCAACGCCCTCCTCACCTTCAAGGAGTATCTGCTTGATTACGCGGATGAAGCGACGCGCGCGATGGGGGAAAACCTCATCAGCAGCTCGCTCGCCGACATTCCCCAGGAGAATATCCGCGCCGCGACCGCCGAGCGGCTTAAGGATATCGAGGCCGGGAAACGGGACCTGTATTTCTAG
- the trmL gene encoding tRNA (uridine(34)/cytosine(34)/5-carboxymethylaminomethyluridine(34)-2'-O)-methyltransferase TrmL gives MHIVLVEPEIPGNTGNIARLCAATGCELHLVRPLGFSTDDRYLKRAGLDYWHLVKVHYHDSFAEVETLYAGQNFHFNTTKADRFYSDVAYTSGDVLVFGRETAGLPDNILAANRSRCIRIPMLAGARSLNLSNAVAVVVYEALRQNGFSDFV, from the coding sequence ATGCACATCGTCCTCGTCGAGCCGGAAATACCCGGCAACACGGGCAATATCGCCCGCCTGTGCGCCGCCACCGGCTGCGAACTGCACCTGGTGCGGCCGCTCGGCTTCTCCACCGACGACCGCTATCTCAAAAGGGCCGGGCTCGACTACTGGCACCTTGTAAAGGTACATTACCACGATTCCTTCGCCGAGGTTGAGACGCTGTACGCCGGGCAGAATTTCCACTTCAACACCACCAAGGCGGACCGGTTTTACAGTGATGTCGCCTATACCTCCGGAGACGTGCTCGTATTCGGCCGGGAAACGGCCGGATTGCCGGACAACATCCTTGCCGCCAATCGCTCCCGGTGCATACGCATCCCGATGCTCGCCGGCGCGCGCTCACTCAACCTCTCCAACGCCGTAGCCGTCGTCGTATACGAGGCTCTCCGCCAGAACGGCTTCAGCGATTTTGTATGA
- a CDS encoding DUF503 domain-containing protein — protein MAVVVCSVELHIPAAGSLKTKRQAVRSIVGRIRARCGASVAETGHQETWQRAALEVAIVGSSRAVLVRQVELVRRIIDDCGEAEVAAFSVEYL, from the coding sequence ATGGCGGTCGTGGTCTGCTCCGTCGAACTCCACATCCCCGCCGCCGGTTCGCTCAAAACCAAGCGTCAGGCCGTTCGCAGCATCGTCGGGCGCATCCGCGCCCGCTGCGGCGCGTCCGTGGCCGAGACCGGGCACCAGGAAACCTGGCAGCGCGCCGCGCTTGAAGTCGCTATCGTCGGCAGCAGCCGGGCCGTGCTCGTCAGGCAGGTCGAACTCGTCCGCCGGATTATCGACGATTGCGGTGAGGCGGAAGTAGCCGCCTTCAGCGTCGAATACCTGTGA
- a CDS encoding MFS transporter: MLDRSLYSRPFLSLVAANGFFWMSVNFFLPVLPIYYHSLGMNDHQIGLAVGAFSLGSLLFRLFSGRAVDRYGGLPVMTAGVILSVAAIGSYHLAVTLAAATVARFLHGVGISGYSASALTTVTMMHEERRAAEAVAFYTLSTMIGMGIAASSANWLYAAGGMPLVIGAGALATSLSLVLFPRRVKARATAAAGQPLPLIKVVTIPSVLISTVSLTAVNICYASIMTFLPLLMLSRGITEFNSYYVAYSVAVVLSRMWIGRLCAVLRPDRLAFYVLAILGLTMLAAGNFTGSWVAALCGAGIGIGYGLAFPAMATIITANVQPANRGTAFGFYTMAVDMGFGIGAIGMGAVAEAWGYQAVFAAAGTYTLAYAVLYQLWLRRKLAVPAASA, translated from the coding sequence TTGCTCGATCGTTCGTTGTACAGCCGCCCTTTTCTCAGCCTTGTTGCCGCCAACGGGTTCTTCTGGATGAGCGTCAACTTTTTTCTGCCGGTGCTACCAATATATTACCACAGTCTGGGCATGAACGACCATCAGATAGGACTCGCGGTCGGGGCGTTCTCCCTCGGCTCGCTGCTGTTCCGCCTCTTCTCGGGGCGGGCGGTCGACCGCTACGGCGGCCTGCCGGTAATGACCGCCGGCGTCATCCTGTCCGTGGCCGCCATCGGCAGCTACCATCTCGCCGTAACCCTCGCCGCTGCTACCGTGGCGCGTTTCCTCCACGGCGTCGGCATTTCGGGCTACAGCGCCTCCGCCCTCACCACCGTCACCATGATGCACGAAGAGCGCCGTGCCGCCGAAGCGGTGGCCTTTTACACCCTCTCCACAATGATCGGCATGGGGATCGCCGCCAGCTCCGCCAACTGGCTGTACGCAGCGGGCGGCATGCCGCTGGTCATCGGCGCAGGCGCCCTTGCGACCTCGCTTTCCCTGGTATTATTCCCGCGCCGGGTAAAGGCGAGAGCCACCGCCGCCGCCGGACAGCCCCTGCCGCTCATCAAAGTCGTCACAATACCGTCCGTACTGATATCCACCGTCAGCCTGACGGCCGTTAACATCTGCTACGCAAGTATTATGACCTTCCTGCCCCTGCTCATGCTCAGCCGGGGAATAACCGAGTTCAACTCCTATTACGTGGCCTACTCGGTCGCCGTTGTCCTGTCGCGCATGTGGATCGGCCGGCTGTGCGCCGTTTTGCGGCCCGACCGGCTCGCCTTCTACGTTCTTGCCATTCTCGGCCTTACGATGCTGGCGGCCGGGAATTTCACCGGCAGTTGGGTAGCGGCGCTTTGCGGCGCGGGTATCGGCATCGGCTACGGCCTGGCCTTTCCGGCCATGGCCACCATCATCACCGCCAACGTTCAGCCTGCCAACCGTGGCACCGCCTTCGGCTTCTACACCATGGCGGTCGACATGGGCTTTGGCATCGGCGCCATCGGCATGGGGGCGGTGGCCGAAGCCTGGGGTTATCAGGCTGTTTTCGCCGCCGCCGGCACCTACACCCTGGCCTATGCCGTCCTCTATCAGCTCTGGCTGCGGAGGAAACTGGCCGTCCCGGCCGCATCCGCATGA
- a CDS encoding 4Fe-4S binding protein produces MEKVKRKIIKIDEDLCTGCGKCVSPCAEGAIEIIDGKAKVRREQLCDGAGFCLGVCPTGALTLEERETVPFDEHAVHEHKKTLADKPEYNITMKCHLCGTTEHDRPLLPIKAKGESDWVCVKCIPRLIHG; encoded by the coding sequence ATGGAAAAAGTTAAGCGTAAAATAATCAAGATCGACGAAGACCTTTGCACAGGCTGCGGCAAATGCGTATCACCCTGCGCCGAAGGCGCCATCGAAATAATTGACGGCAAGGCCAAAGTCCGCCGCGAACAGCTTTGCGACGGGGCCGGCTTCTGCCTGGGCGTCTGCCCGACCGGGGCCCTGACCCTCGAAGAACGCGAGACCGTTCCCTTCGACGAACACGCCGTTCACGAACACAAAAAAACGCTGGCCGACAAGCCGGAGTACAACATCACCATGAAATGCCACCTTTGCGGCACCACCGAGCACGACCGGCCGTTGCTGCCTATCAAGGCCAAGGGCGAGAGTGATTGGGTGTGCGTTAAATGCATACCCCGCCTCATCCACGGCTAG
- a CDS encoding prephenate dehydrogenase/arogenate dehydrogenase family protein, producing MKNPRITIIGVGLIGGSLGLALKAAGLDVTGVDSDRGSLDIAVRRGSVDRATTDLADGVAQADVVFLCTPVLQIPAVVARIAPHLREGAIITDVGSTKRFIGEKITRLLPRGVHYVGGHPMAGREKSGIAAADINLFRDKRYIFTPAAATPPAAVSLVAGLIRTTGARVSVMDISHHDDCAAVISHVPHVVAAGLVNLLGRYPGEEENIGALAGGGFCDTTRIASSNADMWADICLTNPDAITTGIEELQAMLDEVVAAIRRGDRAAVHAFFAAAKARRDNIIASL from the coding sequence ATGAAAAACCCGCGGATCACCATCATCGGCGTCGGCCTCATCGGCGGCTCGCTGGGCCTGGCTCTCAAAGCGGCCGGCCTCGACGTCACCGGCGTCGACAGCGACCGGGGCAGCCTCGACATCGCCGTCCGGCGAGGCTCCGTCGACCGGGCCACGACCGACCTGGCGGACGGGGTCGCTCAGGCCGACGTGGTTTTTCTCTGCACCCCCGTGCTGCAAATCCCCGCGGTCGTCGCCCGGATCGCTCCCCATCTCAGAGAAGGGGCCATCATCACCGACGTCGGCAGTACCAAACGGTTCATCGGCGAAAAAATAACCCGCCTGCTGCCCCGGGGAGTCCACTATGTAGGCGGACACCCCATGGCCGGACGGGAGAAAAGCGGCATCGCAGCCGCCGACATCAACCTTTTCCGCGACAAACGCTATATCTTCACCCCCGCCGCCGCCACACCGCCGGCAGCGGTGTCGCTGGTCGCCGGCCTCATCCGCACCACCGGCGCCAGGGTAAGCGTCATGGACATTTCCCACCACGACGACTGCGCGGCCGTCATCAGCCACGTGCCCCACGTCGTCGCCGCAGGCCTCGTCAACCTCCTCGGCCGTTACCCCGGCGAGGAGGAAAACATCGGCGCGCTCGCCGGCGGCGGCTTCTGCGACACCACCCGCATCGCCTCTTCCAACGCTGACATGTGGGCTGACATTTGTCTAACAAACCCTGACGCCATCACCACCGGCATCGAGGAACTGCAGGCAATGCTCGACGAGGTCGTCGCCGCCATCCGGCGTGGCGACCGGGCGGCAGTTCACGCCTTCTTCGCCGCCGCCAAAGCCCGACGGGACAACATCATCGCGTCACTCTAG